The window GCCATCAACTGGCCGCTCACGATGGCTCCGGCCAGATATCCGCCCAGCGCTGCCGCACCGATGTCCGGCCGCCGGAAGCCGAGCCCGAAGCCCACCAGTATCGGCAGTGAAATAGCCAGGATGCCGGGGCCGAGCAGCTCCTTTTGCGCCGCCGCAGTTGAAATCTGGACGCACCGGGCATAGTCCGGCTTCTTGGTGCCCGCAAGAATGCCTGGCTCCTTGGCGAACTGCCGTCGAACCTCCTCGATCAGCAGGGTTGCGGCGCGACCGACGGCATTGATCGCGAATGAAGAGAACAGAAACGGCGCGGCGCCACCGATGAGCAGGCCGACGAATACCTCCGGCACATCCAGCGGTATGCCGAAAATCCGATGCTGGCTCAGCAAAGCGGCCAACGTAGCCGGATTGGATGGCGGCAAAAGGCCGGCATCCGTCATGAACGACCGGAACAGCGCCACAGCCGCGATGACCGCCGTGGCGATTGCAAAGCCCTTTGTCAGAGCCTTGGTGGTATTGCCTACGGCATCCAGCCGGCCCACAATCCGATCACCGCCGATAGAGCCAACGGCCTTACCGCGGCCCGCAGCCGCATCCTCTTCAAGCACCTTGGACATCTCGAAGATACCGTTGGCATTGTCGGTTATGGGGCCAAAAGTATCCATCGCCAGTATATAACCAGTCGTCGATAACAACCCAAGACCCGACAGTGCGATTCCGTACGCGGCCAACAGTGGATCGCCGGCAAATACGGCAAGCGCGATCAGCAGCGTGATGCCGATGGCCACCACGCTCCAAACCGAGCTCTCCAGGCCGAATGAGAAGCCGGAGATAATCATCGTGGCCGGCCCGGAGCGGCTCTGCATGGCGATCTCAGTTACCGGACGCTTCTCCGTGCTGGTGAAGTACTCGGTGAGCCAGCCAATCGCGATTGCGAGCAAGATTCCGGCAAAGGTACAGAGGAAGAACCGCCACCACTGGTACACGATATGCCCGGTTCCATCCGGCAAGGGCACTTCGATCCCGTGCTGCCAGAAGCCGCCGCTTCCCGGCTGGTTGAAATAGAAGAACGCACAGAACGCAAATGCAATTACCGCAACAAGCGCCGATACACGGAAGCCGACGTTGATCGGCTGCATGGCGTCCATATCATCACGATCTTGCCCGCGCACGGAGAGCACACCAACAATGGATGCCACGACTCCGGCCGCACGTACGATAAGTGGATACATCACAAGACGCAGGGCCGTGTCGCGCAGAGTGGCACCTAAACCGCCTGTGAATGGCACAATCGCCGCGCCGAGAATGATGGCGGCCACCAGCGTGACCTCGTAGCTCTCGAACACATCGGCCGCCATACCGGCGCAGTCACCTACGTTATCTCCCACGTTATCGGCGATGGTCGCAGGGTTGCGTGCGTCGTCCTCGGGTATCCCCGACTCCACCTTACCCACGAGATCGGCGCCTACATCCGCCGCCTTTGTGAAGATGCCGCCGCCAACGCGCATAAACAGCGCTGCGAGAGATCCGCCGAAGCCAAAGCCGACCAGGATGAGCATGGCCTCCTGACGATAGATGATAAATACGAGGCAGGCGCCGATAAGGCCAAGCCCAACGGTCATCATCCCCGATACGGCGCCGGCTCGGAAGGCCGTTTCCAAAGCGCCACGAAAGGTGGTGCGCGCCTGGTTCGCCGTACGTTGGTTGGCGATCGTCGCCATACCCATGCCCACGTAACCGGCGGTGTACGATGCGGTCACACCCAGAATGAAGAAGAGAGCTACGCCAAGCGCTTCCTTGAGGCCATATCCCAGATTGGCCTGGCCACGATACAGGAAGAACAGGCCGACAGCAATAAGCGCCACGAGCAGCAGCATCGTTTTGACCTGCTGGCTGAGGTAGGCTAACGCACCGTCGCGAATCGCCTGCCCCACTTCCTGCATCCGGTCGGTACCTGGGCTCTGAGAAGCTACAGACTTGTACCAGAAGAGCCCGGCAAGCACCGAAATGATGCCGAATGCAAGCACCACATAGATGAGGAGCATGTCCTGATGCCGGAACGGCGGCAGCTTGACAGCCTCACCTGCGCTGGCGGCCGACGGGGCTAGCAAAAGGATGGCTCCGATAAGGGGCGCCAGCCACACAGAAGCGTTGGCCAGGCTGCTGCGCCGCGGTCCGGCGCAGCGGCGGTCATTTGTCACGTGACGATTCTCCTGATTGCCAAACAACGAGATGGGAGTAAAAGGAACAACCGAAGCATTCTGCTTCTACGGGCGTAATTATATGCCACCAGCGGCGATATTGTCAAGCCAATTGGCAGGTGGCCTGGCGCCGACATTCGACACGAGTAGCCTACTCGTGTCGCACGGCTTCAATGGGATCCATCCGCGCGGCGCGTGATGCCGGCAGCACGCCGAACGCAAGGCCGAGTCCGCAGCATACCACCAGTGTCAGCCCGATCAACTGCCCGTTCAACACCGGTGCGAGCGGTGCAAACCGGGCAATGAGCGCGCACGCCAGCGATGAGATGGCGAGGCCGATGATGCTGCCGACCACACATATCGCCATTGCTTCGGTCAAAAACTGCCAGAAGAGATCGGCGCGCCGAGCGCCGACCGTCTTGCGTATGCCAATCTCGTTTGTGCGCTCGTTTATCGAGAGCAGCATCACGTTCATGATCCCGATGCCGGCAACCAGCAGTGAAATCCCGGAAACCAGTACCAGTAGCGCTTGAACCATATTGAGCAGCCGGATGACCAACGCCAGACCGCGCTTTTGTGTAATCACGCCAAAGTCGTTCACACCGTGATGGGAAGCGCGCAGAGCCGCATCCATCGCATCAATCATGCCGTCTGCCGGATGAAGGTAGTCGGTCTTCAACACGATTCGGTTCACCTCGCCGCCAGGGAAGAGATGGTGCGTAATCCCGAGCGGCAGGTATACAAGATCACCAAGTCCCAGCAGATGACTGCCAAGCAAACCCTCATCGTCGGGCCGTTTGAGCACCCCGACGACGCGGAACGCCTGGCCACGCACCCAAACGCGACGACCAACGGCCGGAGCAGCCCCAAACAGATCGCGGCGCGGACGATCTGCCAGCACGCAGACTTTGGCATCGGTCTCACCAGCTGTAAAGTACCGACCGGCCACAATTGGCGATGGGTTCATCCGCATTCCGCCGGAGCTTGTTGCAACAACGAAGGCGGCGTGCGCACTTCCGCGCGTCCGCGAGGCAGAGCCGGCCACAAATATGACGGGCGACGCGGTAACCACACCGGGCACTCTCTTAAGTGCGGCGGCATCTGCCGCCGTCAGGGTCGATATGCCCATCATCGCCATGGGATTGGGCTGGCCGCTGGAATTCAGTTGGCCGGGAACAACAATAACCACATTTGCGCCGAGGCCCTCTAACTGCGACCGCACTTCGCGCTTTACACCCTGTAGAACCGCAGTGATGGTTACGATGGAGACAACACCGATTACCACGCCGGACACGGTGAGTAAAGTGCGCGCGGGATGCGTACTTATTGACTGTGCTGCGCTGCGAAGGGCTGCCGAGGCAGCGGCTGTACGGCGGCCGCTCTGAGAGACTGGCTGGGGCATGAGAAGTGAGGGCTGGTGCTTAGGTTACCACGGTCGAACCGGCGTTCGGTAATGACCGCGAGGCTTTGCAGTATAATGAACGACAAGATGACGCGCAAAATTGTGAACGGCATAGCGCTGGTGCTGTCGGCATTTGGAGCCGTTTTGGCCCTTCTGCTTACCATTGAGCACTATTCATCGCAGGTGTCGCTGCCTTGCGGCCTGCATCGCGGTTGCACCGATCTCTTGAAGAGCCGGTTCGGGCAGCTGGGTCCGCTGCCGACCGCGGCTCTGGGAGTTCTGATGTACGGCGCGATTTTGGCGCTCACGATAGCGGCCATGCGGAGTCGTGCGTCAGCCTCCGGAGACGGCGCCGGGCCAGATGCGGCTATTGCGCGCGCCGAGCGGTTTGAGATGATCCGTGCAGTGCTGGCGGCATGCGGCTTCGTGGTTTCGTGGCTGCTCCAGTATGCCGCGCTGTTCGTGCTCCTGGGCTTTTGTCCGTACTGCTTCACCAGTGCAATTACGATCACAATAATTGCTCTGGTTACTGTGTGGCACCACTTCCTGGTGGGGCGCAGGATCACAGGTGAACAGAAGCTCCTTGGCGGAGTTTGCTTCTTTCTGCTTGCCATGTTCGGCGTGCTGTTCTGGCCCGTCATTGCAGCGCAGTGGCACGTGGTTCACGACAATACACCGCGGCCCGTGGAGATCCTGTCGCAAACGTTGCTGCCCCCCGGCACTCACTTTCTTGGTGAGCCTACTGCCAAGTTCACCCTGGTGGAGTTTGGTGACTACGAGTGTGAGAACTGCAAGTTGGCCGTCAACACAACGAACAGCATCCTGATGCAGCGCCCCACACAGGTTCGCATTGCATTCCGGAACCTCCCGCTTCCGATGCACCCGTTTGCCAAGCTGGCTGCGCGCGCTGCGGAAGCGGCCGGACTTCAGCACAAGTTCTGGCAGATGCATGATGAGATTTACGCCCACCAGCAGGATATGGGTAACGGCACGTACAGCGAGGCGAATCTGATTGGCTATGCCAAGAGCCTGAATCTCAACATCCCTGAATTCCAGCGCGATATCAACTCGCAAGCCGTGCGGGAGCGCATTCAGGTGGATATGCAGGCCGCGCAACAGATGGGTCTGGACGCGACGCCGTCGTTCGTACTGCTCGGCCCGCATTCAACACGGCCCTGGACCTTTGCCGGCACTCTCCAGTTGGCACAGGCAATGGATAACCCAAACCTCCCAATGTGGAAACAGTAGTGGTAAAGTCGCGGCTCGCGCTCGTTTTGGCCCTGATGATACCGGCAGTGGCGATACTCTGCTTACCGTCGAAACCTGCGCTGGCGGATGGATTGGCATGGGCGACCGGCCAGGTATTGAATGCCGACCGGCAGCCAATCCCGGACGCGACCGTGGTCCTCTACGATGATAAGGACCACGTGGTCGATTATTCGCGGACCGACCAGGATGGCGAATACGCTCTGGCGGTGCCGGTTGGACTTCTGCATCTCCCTTCGCACCACGGAAAAGGGTTCATCTCGAGCGTTTTCACCGGCGTCACCCGATTTGTTGGTACCACGGCCGGATTCGTGGCGAACCCCATTCGGGCCGGCGTCCGCGCCGTCACAGGAGCCGAGGCAGCCTTGAACCCCGACATAATCTCCAAGGGTGAGATTGAGGCAGGGGGCGCTGTTGCCGATCGCCTGCTTTTTGGCGCTGAGCCGCGCGCGCGCAAAAAGGCAATCGTTCAGGAACGCCAGATGCCCGGCTCACTTTTTCTCAAAGTTGTTGCACCAGACGCCAGCGACATGGTTGCCGTCGACCAACTCTACTGGATCCAGCACGAGATCCCCACACGGGGCGAGAAACATCCGCCGGAGTTTTCGGTCTGGCTCGATCCGGTTCGTATGGAGCCAGACAGCGCCGTCAAGCCGTCGCAGCCCCGTCACAAGTGGCTCTGCTTCAAGGATCCGCGCGCTGAGCCCGGTGTGGTGGAGCGTGGCGAAGTGGCGCGACTACAGGTAAGCTTGCCGGCCCCACCGCAGCCGGCGACGCCGGTAATCGTGGTCGCGAAAGACGCCCGCACCGGCAAGATCTATCAGTTGGTGCAAACTGAAGGCAACACCTACGAAGCGGATATACACTTTGATCGGCGCGCGCCGTTGGACGACCACCTATTTGCTGTAGTTGCGTACGCACAGCAGCCTTCCAAACCAGGAAGACGCAAGAATGTTGAAGGGGCAATTGACCATGCAAAGCTCTTCGATCCTAAAGTTCCTTATCTCTACGACCCGCTGCTCGTAGCGAGCCGTGACCGGGCAATCATAGACGTTACGGTGGTAGATCCACGCAGCTATCGGCGGCCCTGACCACCAGCCCACACGCCTTGGAGCCTCATTGCATACGCATCGGCACGCGCGGCAGTGCGCTTGCCACTGCGCAAGCCGCCTGGTTTGCCACGCA of the Armatimonadota bacterium genome contains:
- a CDS encoding carboxypeptidase regulatory-like domain-containing protein — protein: MVKSRLALVLALMIPAVAILCLPSKPALADGLAWATGQVLNADRQPIPDATVVLYDDKDHVVDYSRTDQDGEYALAVPVGLLHLPSHHGKGFISSVFTGVTRFVGTTAGFVANPIRAGVRAVTGAEAALNPDIISKGEIEAGGAVADRLLFGAEPRARKKAIVQERQMPGSLFLKVVAPDASDMVAVDQLYWIQHEIPTRGEKHPPEFSVWLDPVRMEPDSAVKPSQPRHKWLCFKDPRAEPGVVERGEVARLQVSLPAPPQPATPVIVVAKDARTGKIYQLVQTEGNTYEADIHFDRRAPLDDHLFAVVAYAQQPSKPGRRKNVEGAIDHAKLFDPKVPYLYDPLLVASRDRAIIDVTVVDPRSYRRP
- a CDS encoding sodium-translocating pyrophosphatase, coding for MLLIYVVLAFGIISVLAGLFWYKSVASQSPGTDRMQEVGQAIRDGALAYLSQQVKTMLLLVALIAVGLFFLYRGQANLGYGLKEALGVALFFILGVTASYTAGYVGMGMATIANQRTANQARTTFRGALETAFRAGAVSGMMTVGLGLIGACLVFIIYRQEAMLILVGFGFGGSLAALFMRVGGGIFTKAADVGADLVGKVESGIPEDDARNPATIADNVGDNVGDCAGMAADVFESYEVTLVAAIILGAAIVPFTGGLGATLRDTALRLVMYPLIVRAAGVVASIVGVLSVRGQDRDDMDAMQPINVGFRVSALVAVIAFAFCAFFYFNQPGSGGFWQHGIEVPLPDGTGHIVYQWWRFFLCTFAGILLAIAIGWLTEYFTSTEKRPVTEIAMQSRSGPATMIISGFSFGLESSVWSVVAIGITLLIALAVFAGDPLLAAYGIALSGLGLLSTTGYILAMDTFGPITDNANGIFEMSKVLEEDAAAGRGKAVGSIGGDRIVGRLDAVGNTTKALTKGFAIATAVIAAVALFRSFMTDAGLLPPSNPATLAALLSQHRIFGIPLDVPEVFVGLLIGGAAPFLFSSFAINAVGRAATLLIEEVRRQFAKEPGILAGTKKPDYARCVQISTAAAQKELLGPGILAISLPILVGFGLGFRRPDIGAAALGGYLAGAIVSGQLMAVLLSNSGGAWDNAKKKIEDGLFGGKNTKNHEAGVICDTVGDPFKDTAGPALNPLIKVMNLTGILIAGVVTRDLSIGARLVICGVAGVLLAGAITFSKRSSASGSFSGGDDDDTTVAREAAVNS
- a CDS encoding ABC transporter permease, whose protein sequence is MVIGVVSIVTITAVLQGVKREVRSQLEGLGANVVIVVPGQLNSSGQPNPMAMMGISTLTAADAAALKRVPGVVTASPVIFVAGSASRTRGSAHAAFVVATSSGGMRMNPSPIVAGRYFTAGETDAKVCVLADRPRRDLFGAAPAVGRRVWVRGQAFRVVGVLKRPDDEGLLGSHLLGLGDLVYLPLGITHHLFPGGEVNRIVLKTDYLHPADGMIDAMDAALRASHHGVNDFGVITQKRGLALVIRLLNMVQALLVLVSGISLLVAGIGIMNVMLLSINERTNEIGIRKTVGARRADLFWQFLTEAMAICVVGSIIGLAISSLACALIARFAPLAPVLNGQLIGLTLVVCCGLGLAFGVLPASRAARMDPIEAVRHE
- a CDS encoding vitamin K epoxide reductase family protein; protein product: MTRKIVNGIALVLSAFGAVLALLLTIEHYSSQVSLPCGLHRGCTDLLKSRFGQLGPLPTAALGVLMYGAILALTIAAMRSRASASGDGAGPDAAIARAERFEMIRAVLAACGFVVSWLLQYAALFVLLGFCPYCFTSAITITIIALVTVWHHFLVGRRITGEQKLLGGVCFFLLAMFGVLFWPVIAAQWHVVHDNTPRPVEILSQTLLPPGTHFLGEPTAKFTLVEFGDYECENCKLAVNTTNSILMQRPTQVRIAFRNLPLPMHPFAKLAARAAEAAGLQHKFWQMHDEIYAHQQDMGNGTYSEANLIGYAKSLNLNIPEFQRDINSQAVRERIQVDMQAAQQMGLDATPSFVLLGPHSTRPWTFAGTLQLAQAMDNPNLPMWKQ